From one Montipora capricornis isolate CH-2021 chromosome 10, ASM3666992v2, whole genome shotgun sequence genomic stretch:
- the LOC138018432 gene encoding uncharacterized protein produces the protein MAYHIASTVPLVIFHIVLIHFSQHTKADMAINCTKFTNCVNKYADIYKSLTSDENSFNIESALYPALEPSSLIVKVQIYGHNNTFVTDYTRSLNCLYAAFPVTVLELLSLGAILVTPRTQDLKICVPDFWPNLSSVGDQKALMKDVLAALEDVAISPGIRDPRLNTAECVTEGHTPNITATGRSSYIRTVLWSSCLCALLIGPYLSTLILRLLKEFRKEPENHPSVKSTTGLIFFLSFAELVILINVVTCSASGNAPWDIYVILGFIFLESLVLFCLDCIGGEDHFLLRFVTRTAANLSLYHFCWLVVGITTNPIWDLVVLLTVLFFCLALTFALFMIFKAECDCGAVFACVATFCGVCCLVLSAVFAGQSFYGRATAGDLLRTVLLYVIGALISWISWTQNVSSGSGENNNPLTSTGSSQ, from the exons ATGGCTTACCACATTGCCTCTACTGTCCCCCTTGTTATTTTCCACATTGTATTAATACACTTTTCACAACATACCAAGGCAGATATGGCCATAAATTGCACCAAGTTCACCAACTGCGTTAACAAATATGCTGATATCTATAAATCTCTCACATCAGAtgaaaacagtttcaacatAGAATCTGCTCTGTATCCAGCACTGGAGCCGTCATCTCTTATCGTCAAAGTGCAAATTTATGGGCACAATAACACATTTGTAACAGATTACACTCGGAGTTTAAATTGTCTCTATGCTGCCTTCCCTGTCACAGTTCTGGAACTCCTGTCACTTGGTGCTATTCTTGTCACACCACGCACGCAGGACCTAAAGATATGTGTTCCAGATTTCTGGCCGAATTTATCATCAGTGGGGGACCAAAAAGCCCTCATGAAAGATGTTCTTGCTGCG CTTGAGGATGTTGCCATCAGCCCAGGAATACGGGATCCCAGGCTTAACACAGCTGAATGCGTCACGGAGGGCCATACACCAAATATAACGGCAACTGGACGCAGTTCATATATTAGAACAGTTCTATGGTCTTCCTGCCTTTGTGCTTTACTAATTGGTCCCTATCTTTCCACTTTAATTTTGCGTTTGTTAAAAGAGTTTCGTAAAGAACCCGAAAACCACCCATCGGTGAAGTCCACGACaggcttaatttttttcttgtcattCGCGGAATTAGTGATCTTAATCAATGTTGTGACGTGTTCAGCATCTGGAAATGCGCCGTGGGACATTTATGTCATTCTTGGGTTTATCTTTCTTGAATCACTGGTGTTATTTTGCTTGGATTGTATTGGTGGCGAGGACCACTTCCTCTTACGTTTTGTGACAAGAACAGCGGCAAATCTCTCGCTTTACCACTTTTGTTGGCTGGTTGTTGGTATCACGACAAACCCAATATGGGATTTGGTTGTTTTACTGACAGtcttattcttttgtcttgccTTGACCTTTGCACTATTCATGATCTTTAAGGCGGAGTGTGACTGTGGTGCTGTCTTTGCGTGCGTTGCTACTTTTTGTGGTGTTTGCTGTCTTGTGCTGTCAGCGGTTTTCGCTGGCCAGTCATTCTATGGGAGAGCGACAGCAGGCGATTTGTTGAGAACCGTTTTGTTGTATGTTATAGGTGCGTTAATTTCATGGATATCTTGGACGCAAAATGTCAGCAGTGGGTCGGGAGAAAATAATAATCCTCTGACAAGCACTGGCAGTTCCCAATAG